Proteins from one Elusimicrobiota bacterium genomic window:
- a CDS encoding NADH-quinone oxidoreductase subunit C: MNSQDIKSKLEAKFGVFKDKITTPRANRVFADLALGEDFEPILKYIVTDLGFDNLLLITGLDERETFGVIYHIVNKDNIVLNLKTHVTRENPVVKSIIDTFRNSELYERELIDLFGMKVDGLPEGRRYPLPDDWPAGQYPLRKDWSHLPGEEPEQSNNEVPVKKDEEGK, encoded by the coding sequence ATGAATTCTCAAGATATTAAAAGTAAGTTGGAAGCTAAGTTCGGGGTTTTTAAGGATAAGATAACCACCCCGCGGGCTAACCGTGTATTCGCTGATTTAGCATTAGGTGAAGATTTTGAACCTATCCTGAAATATATTGTCACTGACCTGGGATTTGATAACTTGTTATTGATTACAGGGTTGGATGAACGCGAAACGTTTGGTGTGATATATCATATAGTAAATAAAGACAATATTGTTTTGAATTTAAAGACTCATGTTACCCGCGAAAATCCTGTTGTTAAAAGTATTATTGATACATTCAGGAATTCTGAATTATACGAACGTGAACTCATTGACCTTTTTGGTATGAAAGTTGATGGCTTACCGGAAGGACGGCGGTATCCGTTACCGGATGACTGGCCGGCGGGTCAGTATCCGTTACGTAAGGATTGGTCGCACTTGCCGGGTGAAGAGCCGGAACAGAGTAATAATGAAGTACCCGTGAAAAAAGATGAGGAAGGGAAGTAA